In one Flavobacteriales bacterium genomic region, the following are encoded:
- a CDS encoding carboxypeptidase-like regulatory domain-containing protein has translation MLRLLLLPIAAWPLLAGAQERIAARVVDASTGAPLMHATVAIIGTGSGTITNADGAFALALRTGRDSLRISYVGYRTVRLPFSAALHGASIALTRSPVELAALEVRPEADLYKRVARAAGRLRRAPEAKAKAYYNLQTHSDGEPVERLQACYTAQYRGGGLRSLAIKQGRIGIAPKEDRHFINFNTAGALLLLDPFGGNGRLPVSPLSFTSGRQLRQHYTVRMVAASAGPDDGDHLRAEPIDGNGLRLDLWLDPVGDAVHALELHCRNCRRHPFVPLFKDGRIDSVSLRYRQTWSLDTPAMPQLIELDYSMRYTGPGISDRFTTRAVLHAFETGEGFVPVLFPWRTGLEEYPSMAWLPVDTAFWQRQELPVPAERLESDEAFIQQHEVARNNWFAGIGQQQYDLRPPYRIWSDGARIDSLHISGSPRVVVPGSGRKPAVHLRTHLYLDLDTAGGALRHRSFAVFSGRESWHSTPWSPASAVLTNLFFDLAEAERRAMELRLQVPGMTLARAREIHAEHTRRMRQEQERLLRYGLQDSIHLLAWNRRIRESLGIDNVERLLRFAQPQAPPPFEPAITR, from the coding sequence ATGCTGCGCCTGCTGCTGCTGCCGATTGCCGCCTGGCCCCTGCTGGCCGGCGCCCAGGAGCGCATCGCCGCCCGCGTGGTGGACGCCTCTACGGGCGCCCCCCTCATGCACGCCACCGTGGCCATCATCGGCACGGGCAGCGGCACCATCACCAATGCCGACGGCGCCTTCGCGCTGGCCCTCCGCACCGGCCGTGACAGCCTGCGCATCTCCTACGTGGGCTACCGCACCGTTCGGCTGCCGTTCAGCGCCGCGCTCCATGGCGCCAGCATCGCGCTCACCCGCAGCCCCGTGGAACTGGCCGCGCTGGAGGTGAGGCCGGAAGCCGACCTCTACAAGCGGGTGGCAAGGGCGGCTGGCCGGCTAAGGCGCGCGCCTGAGGCCAAGGCCAAGGCCTACTACAACCTGCAGACCCACAGCGACGGCGAGCCCGTGGAGCGGCTTCAGGCCTGCTACACCGCCCAATACCGTGGCGGCGGTCTCCGCTCGCTGGCCATCAAGCAGGGGCGCATCGGCATCGCGCCCAAGGAGGACCGCCACTTCATCAACTTCAACACCGCCGGCGCGCTGCTCCTGCTCGACCCATTCGGCGGAAACGGCCGCTTGCCCGTCTCACCGCTCAGCTTCACCAGCGGCCGCCAGCTGCGCCAGCATTACACCGTGCGCATGGTGGCCGCGAGCGCAGGACCCGACGACGGCGACCACCTGCGCGCCGAACCCATCGATGGCAACGGTCTCCGGCTCGACCTCTGGCTCGACCCGGTGGGCGATGCCGTTCATGCGCTTGAGCTTCACTGCCGAAACTGCAGGCGGCATCCGTTCGTGCCCCTCTTCAAGGACGGCCGCATCGATTCGGTGAGCCTCCGGTACCGCCAGACCTGGAGCCTGGATACGCCCGCCATGCCCCAACTCATCGAGCTGGACTATTCCATGCGCTACACCGGTCCAGGAATCTCCGACCGTTTCACCACACGCGCCGTGCTCCATGCCTTCGAGACCGGGGAAGGCTTCGTGCCTGTCCTCTTCCCTTGGAGGACGGGCCTTGAGGAGTATCCCAGCATGGCCTGGCTGCCCGTGGACACGGCCTTTTGGCAGCGCCAGGAACTGCCGGTCCCTGCTGAACGTCTGGAAAGCGACGAGGCCTTCATCCAGCAGCACGAGGTGGCCCGCAACAACTGGTTCGCCGGGATCGGGCAGCAGCAGTACGATTTGAGGCCGCCCTACCGCATATGGTCGGACGGCGCACGGATAGACAGCCTGCACATCTCCGGGTCGCCGCGCGTGGTGGTGCCAGGATCAGGCCGCAAGCCCGCAGTGCACCTCCGCACGCATCTCTACCTGGACCTCGACACCGCAGGAGGAGCCCTCAGGCACCGGTCATTCGCGGTCTTCTCCGGGAGGGAATCGTGGCATTCAACGCCCTGGTCCCCAGCCTCGGCCGTGCTGACCAACCTCTTCTTCGATCTGGCCGAAGCGGAGCGGCGCGCCATGGAACTCAGGCTGCAGGTGCCCGGCATGACGCTCGCCCGTGCCCGGGAAATACACGCCGAGCATACGCGGCGCATGCGCCAGGAGCAGGAGCGGCTGCTCCGCTATGGCCTTCAGGATTCCATCCACCTGCTGGCCTGGAACCGGCGCATCCGGGAATCGCTGGGCATAGA
- a CDS encoding response regulator, whose amino-acid sequence MRTILLIEDDPDMRDNTAEILELANYRVVKAENGRRGVELARKEKPDLVLCDIMMPELDGYSVLHLLGKDPATAELPFIFLSAKAERGDVRKGMELGADDYLTKPFEESELLNAIEGRLKRSELFRKGFDNGLAGLNSFMEQARGMEALQDLSRDRKTRKLPVKEMLFHEGDELRYIPYLISGKVRTFKINNDGKEFVTGLHGPGDFVGYMGLLEGGHALEAAETLEPCEVALVPREDLLALLFRNRDVSIRFIKMLARDVKEKEQHLLQLAYASVRQRVAQALLRIQARYADRQDQGLGLRISREDLATVVGTATESLIRCLTELKEDGLIETHGRDIAIRNKAKLEQMASR is encoded by the coding sequence ATGAGAACCATCCTCCTGATCGAAGACGATCCCGATATGCGCGACAACACGGCCGAGATCCTCGAACTGGCCAACTACCGCGTGGTGAAGGCCGAGAACGGCCGACGCGGCGTGGAGCTGGCCCGCAAGGAGAAGCCCGATCTGGTGCTCTGCGACATCATGATGCCTGAGCTCGACGGCTACAGCGTGCTGCACCTGCTGGGCAAGGACCCGGCCACCGCCGAGCTCCCCTTCATCTTCCTCAGCGCGAAGGCCGAGCGCGGCGACGTGCGCAAGGGCATGGAGCTGGGCGCGGACGATTACCTCACCAAGCCCTTCGAGGAGAGCGAGCTGCTCAACGCCATCGAAGGGCGGCTGAAGCGCAGCGAGCTCTTCCGCAAGGGATTCGACAATGGCCTGGCGGGCCTCAACTCCTTCATGGAGCAGGCCCGCGGCATGGAGGCGCTGCAGGACCTGAGCCGCGACCGCAAGACCCGCAAGCTCCCCGTGAAGGAGATGCTCTTCCACGAGGGCGACGAGCTCCGCTACATCCCCTACCTCATCTCCGGCAAGGTGCGCACCTTCAAGATCAACAATGACGGGAAGGAGTTCGTCACCGGTCTCCATGGCCCGGGCGACTTCGTGGGCTACATGGGCCTGCTCGAGGGCGGGCATGCCCTCGAGGCTGCCGAGACCCTGGAGCCCTGCGAGGTTGCGCTGGTGCCGCGCGAGGACCTGCTGGCCCTGCTCTTCCGCAACCGCGACGTGAGCATCCGCTTCATCAAGATGCTGGCGCGCGACGTGAAGGAGAAGGAGCAGCACCTGCTGCAGCTCGCCTATGCGAGCGTGCGCCAGCGCGTGGCCCAGGCGCTGCTCCGCATCCAGGCGCGCTACGCCGACCGCCAGGACCAGGGCCTGGGCCTGCGCATCAGCCGCGAGGACCTCGCCACCGTGGTGGGCACCGCCACGGAATCGCTCATCCGCTGCCTCACCGAGCTCAAGGAGGACGGCCTCATCGAGACGCACGGGCGCGACATCGCCATCCGAAACAAGGCCAAGCTCGAGCAGATGGCCAGCCGCTGA
- a CDS encoding EamA family transporter, which yields MPAAPSRLKVVLAFTAIYLIWGSTYYGIKEALTGFPPFMLGGLRFALASAIMFGMARVQGLAVIPESGLWKALVVGFLLLFVGNGAVVWAQQTVPSSVAAIAIAVAPLSFTLIDRPQWGVNFRSPATLVGIAAGIAGVWLLFRERLGAQVTEAGFEAEATAIAVLALGILAWPAGSVWSKYNPVRLSNTANSAWQMLTGAACFLAVSAARGEWEGFSFAAVPLNAWIAEAYLVVFGSIIGFSAYVWLLSVRPATQVSTYAYVNPVVAVLLGVSLGDERLGASEIIGLGVILAGVLLINWARRRGQR from the coding sequence GTGCCCGCTGCCCCTTCCCGCCTCAAGGTCGTTCTCGCCTTCACAGCCATCTACCTCATCTGGGGCAGCACCTATTACGGCATCAAGGAGGCGCTCACGGGCTTCCCGCCCTTCATGCTCGGCGGCCTGCGCTTCGCGCTGGCCAGCGCCATCATGTTCGGCATGGCCAGGGTCCAAGGCCTGGCGGTGATCCCTGAGAGCGGCCTGTGGAAGGCGCTGGTGGTGGGCTTCCTGCTGCTCTTCGTCGGCAACGGCGCGGTGGTGTGGGCGCAGCAGACGGTGCCCAGCAGCGTTGCGGCCATCGCCATCGCCGTGGCGCCGCTCTCGTTCACGCTCATCGACAGGCCGCAGTGGGGCGTCAACTTCCGCAGCCCGGCCACGCTCGTGGGCATCGCGGCCGGCATCGCGGGCGTGTGGCTGCTCTTCCGCGAGCGGCTCGGCGCGCAGGTCACGGAGGCGGGCTTCGAGGCCGAGGCCACGGCCATCGCGGTGCTGGCGCTGGGCATCCTCGCGTGGCCGGCCGGCTCGGTGTGGAGCAAGTACAACCCGGTGCGGCTCTCGAACACGGCCAACAGCGCGTGGCAGATGCTCACCGGCGCAGCATGCTTCCTGGCCGTGAGCGCGGCGCGCGGCGAATGGGAGGGCTTCTCCTTCGCCGCGGTGCCCCTGAACGCGTGGATAGCCGAGGCCTACCTGGTGGTGTTCGGCAGCATCATCGGCTTCAGTGCCTACGTGTGGCTGCTGAGCGTAAGGCCAGCCACGCAGGTGAGCACCTATGCCTACGTGAACCCGGTTGTGGCGGTGCTGCTCGGCGTGTCGCTCGGCGACGAGCGGCTCGGGGCGAGCGAGATCATCGGCCTCGGCGTGATCCTCGCCGGCGTGCTGCTGATCAACTGGGCGCGCCGGCGGGGCCAGCGCTGA